The Corynebacterium simulans genome contains a region encoding:
- the fbaA gene encoding class II fructose-bisphosphate aldolase produces MPIATPEVYNQMLDTAKQGGFAFPAINCTSSETINAALRGFAEAESDGIIQFSTGGAEFGSGLSVKNKVAGAQALAAFAHEAAKHYGINVALHTDHCQKEVLDEYVRPLIAISQERVDRGELPLFQSHMWDGSAIPIDENLVIAQELLEKARKANIILEAEIGVVGGEEDGVQAKAGANLYTSVEDFEKTIDALGTGEKGRYLLAATFGNVHGVYKPGNVKLRPEVLDEGQKAAVKKLGLEEGSKPFDFVFHGGSGSEKEKIEQALSYGVVKMNVDTDTQYAFTNPVARHMFANYDGVFKIDGEVGNKKVYDPRSYMKKAEQSMAERVVEACTDLHSVGKSISK; encoded by the coding sequence ATGCCAATCGCAACTCCTGAGGTCTATAACCAGATGCTGGATACCGCCAAGCAGGGCGGTTTTGCATTCCCGGCCATCAACTGCACCTCTTCTGAGACCATCAACGCGGCTCTGCGCGGTTTCGCAGAAGCTGAGTCTGACGGCATTATCCAGTTCTCCACTGGCGGCGCTGAGTTCGGCTCTGGCCTTTCTGTGAAGAACAAGGTGGCAGGTGCTCAGGCTCTGGCAGCTTTCGCTCACGAGGCGGCAAAGCACTACGGCATCAACGTTGCGCTGCACACCGACCACTGCCAGAAGGAAGTTCTGGACGAGTACGTCCGCCCCCTCATCGCCATCTCCCAGGAGCGCGTTGACCGCGGCGAGCTGCCTTTGTTCCAGTCCCACATGTGGGATGGCTCCGCAATCCCAATCGACGAGAACCTCGTCATCGCCCAGGAGCTGCTGGAGAAGGCACGCAAGGCAAACATCATCCTCGAGGCTGAGATCGGCGTCGTTGGCGGCGAAGAGGACGGCGTCCAAGCTAAGGCCGGCGCAAACCTCTACACCTCCGTTGAGGATTTTGAAAAGACCATCGATGCACTCGGTACCGGCGAGAAGGGCCGCTACTTGCTGGCCGCTACCTTCGGCAACGTCCACGGCGTTTACAAGCCGGGCAACGTGAAGCTGCGCCCAGAGGTTCTCGACGAAGGCCAGAAGGCCGCCGTCAAGAAGCTCGGCCTGGAAGAGGGCTCCAAGCCATTCGACTTCGTGTTCCACGGCGGCTCCGGCTCCGAGAAGGAAAAGATCGAGCAGGCTCTGTCCTACGGCGTTGTGAAGATGAACGTTGACACCGATACTCAGTACGCGTTCACCAATCCGGTTGCCCGCCACATGTTCGCTAACTACGACGGCGTCTTCAAGATCGACGGCGAGGTTGGCAACAAGAAGGTCTACGACCCACGCTCCTACATGAAGAAGGCAGAGCAGTCCATGGCTGAGCGCGTGGTTGAGGCCTGCACCGACCTGCACTCCGTGGGCAAGTCCATCTCCAAGTAA
- a CDS encoding glycoside hydrolase family 76 protein codes for MEETWAHRADLAETAINERHAQNVWSIPRTNLAVVSWPPTGKEKLFVHWHYWWQAHYLDCLVDAALRNNTKARRARIVDTMRGIRIRNMSQLTKNRYYDDKAWLALAMERAEQLKRIKPHKRLGSLQRNILEGTDPQIGVLPWREGETFLNVPSNGPGAIMLARMGRIDEARHIVDWIYDHLVDDDGFIMDGVRMRMDGPEIVKAIHPYCQGVVLGACLEIALALREKAGLTSLESIDTIQEAELAADTMHYITNIRGLVQAVATGMATPSGVINWMTGDGDGGLFKGILVRYLADVAVRLPGDSPANRATKKLAARMVVASAESVWEHRLEVDGLPIFGSDWTTDARLPHNYGFGPNTVGEKVGIIRVAERDLSVQLSGWMLLEACARVMKHQSQEK; via the coding sequence GTGGAAGAGACATGGGCACACCGCGCGGACCTCGCGGAAACCGCCATCAATGAACGCCATGCGCAAAACGTATGGTCGATTCCGCGTACCAATCTTGCGGTCGTCAGCTGGCCGCCGACTGGTAAGGAGAAGCTCTTCGTCCACTGGCACTACTGGTGGCAAGCTCATTACCTCGATTGCCTGGTAGACGCCGCGCTGCGTAACAACACCAAGGCGCGCCGCGCCCGCATCGTGGACACCATGCGCGGTATCCGTATTCGTAACATGAGCCAGCTTACGAAGAATCGTTATTACGACGACAAGGCGTGGCTGGCCCTGGCTATGGAGCGTGCCGAGCAGCTCAAGCGCATCAAGCCGCATAAGCGCCTAGGCTCCTTGCAGCGCAACATCCTGGAAGGTACCGACCCCCAAATCGGCGTGCTGCCGTGGCGCGAGGGCGAGACCTTCCTGAACGTGCCATCCAACGGCCCCGGCGCCATCATGCTTGCCCGCATGGGGCGCATCGACGAGGCCCGCCACATCGTGGACTGGATCTATGACCATCTGGTTGATGATGACGGCTTCATCATGGACGGCGTGCGCATGCGTATGGACGGTCCGGAAATCGTGAAGGCTATCCACCCGTATTGCCAGGGCGTGGTTCTGGGCGCCTGCCTGGAAATTGCATTGGCACTGCGTGAGAAGGCTGGGTTGACCTCCCTGGAGAGCATCGACACCATTCAGGAAGCCGAGCTGGCAGCGGATACGATGCACTACATCACCAACATCCGTGGCCTAGTGCAGGCGGTGGCAACCGGAATGGCTACTCCGTCCGGCGTTATCAACTGGATGACGGGCGACGGCGATGGTGGCCTGTTCAAAGGCATCCTCGTGCGCTACCTTGCGGACGTTGCTGTGCGATTGCCGGGCGATTCCCCGGCTAACCGCGCCACCAAGAAGCTTGCGGCTCGCATGGTCGTGGCCTCTGCTGAATCCGTGTGGGAACACCGCTTGGAGGTAGATGGTCTACCTATCTTCGGCTCCGACTGGACCACCGATGCTCGCCTGCCACATAACTATGGCTTCGGGCCGAATACCGTCGGCGAAAAGGTAGGCATCATCCGTGTTGCAGAGCGCGATCTTTCGGTCCAATTGTCGGGCTGGATGCTGCTCGAGGCCTGCGCACGAGTCATGAAACACCAGTCCCAAGAAAAATAA
- a CDS encoding FUSC family protein → MAEAKDKSTKDRVKLTTRQQLRSFDRSVKSRFARVKSRFLYIVQSTLGAGLAFFVAHVVFGHAQPFFAPMSVIIILGLSGGDRLKRAVDLSIGGIVGVIVGTLLVDGLGTGPIHMTIIIGCSLLIASFVTESQLISNQVAIGAILIATIMPPEEMGGLSRAIDAIIGAFIGICMVALIPTSPLRAVRKEVSKVLRVASAVLSDVAGGLRDGDKKAILEARDAVRGTQSDINDMLQAAKGSAETVKVSPFLWSWQRNIRSLERILTPVDNAIRGVRVLSRRALVLSEDGDHVTEAQLDLIDELSDVTYELAELYGRASSKESRANEAVVIPEIVYRLRVLGANATMDVLGEDGVLSAYSLLAQTRSIIVDLLMVCGMSRESAVAQLAPTSDHPAYPPEVLDAD, encoded by the coding sequence ATGGCGGAAGCAAAGGATAAGAGCACCAAGGACCGGGTCAAGCTGACCACGCGCCAACAGCTGCGCAGCTTTGACCGCTCGGTTAAATCCCGTTTTGCGCGCGTGAAGTCCCGCTTCCTCTACATCGTCCAGTCCACCCTCGGCGCCGGCCTGGCCTTCTTCGTCGCGCACGTCGTCTTCGGCCACGCTCAGCCGTTCTTCGCGCCGATGTCCGTCATCATCATCTTGGGCCTGTCCGGCGGGGACCGCCTTAAACGCGCGGTGGATCTCTCCATCGGCGGCATCGTCGGCGTTATCGTGGGCACCCTCCTGGTTGACGGCCTGGGCACCGGCCCTATCCACATGACCATAATCATCGGTTGCTCGCTGCTCATCGCGTCCTTCGTGACCGAGTCGCAGCTCATCAGCAACCAAGTGGCCATCGGCGCCATCCTGATCGCCACCATCATGCCCCCGGAGGAGATGGGCGGACTCTCCCGCGCCATCGATGCCATCATCGGCGCCTTCATCGGCATCTGCATGGTCGCCCTCATCCCGACCTCCCCACTGCGCGCCGTGCGTAAGGAAGTATCCAAGGTTCTGCGGGTGGCTTCTGCAGTGCTTTCCGACGTCGCCGGTGGCCTCCGCGACGGCGATAAGAAGGCGATCCTGGAAGCTCGTGACGCCGTCCGCGGTACGCAGAGCGATATCAATGACATGCTCCAGGCGGCCAAGGGCAGCGCCGAGACCGTCAAGGTTTCCCCATTCCTGTGGAGCTGGCAGCGCAACATCCGCTCCCTGGAGCGCATCCTCACCCCGGTGGACAACGCCATCCGCGGTGTGCGCGTGCTTTCCCGCCGGGCCTTGGTGCTTTCGGAGGACGGCGACCACGTCACCGAAGCCCAGCTTGACCTCATCGACGAGCTTTCCGACGTCACGTATGAGCTCGCCGAGCTCTACGGCCGGGCCAGCAGCAAGGAATCGCGGGCCAACGAGGCCGTGGTCATCCCGGAGATTGTGTACCGCTTACGCGTCCTTGGTGCGAACGCCACCATGGACGTGCTTGGCGAGGACGGCGTTCTTTCCGCCTACTCACTCCTCGCGCAGACCCGGTCCATCATCGTTGACCTGCTGATGGTCTGCGGCATGTCCCGCGAATCAGCCGTGGCGCAGCTTGCCCCCACCTCTGATCATCCGGCCTACCCACCGGAAGTGCTCGACGCCGACTAA
- a CDS encoding PRD domain-containing protein — protein sequence MQLLRVFNNNVVLARRGAEDVIVTGRGIGFQAKPGAEIDPAKVVKVFVPDSGRDPDHLAAMIAGIPGEYVQLVIDAMHSVDMSETLRSKLTLVVAIADHIHGAVSRGNTVSYPLEAEVRHLYADDFSLAQQLLAAINSGLHKPLAPDEAVAITLHLVNAGFAVGDLSGTYRMTGLIQQILAVIGSHNDTELNSEDISVARFITHLRYLFVRMAEHQQLDSDDRQVATAISARYPDAVETAQMVANLIELRLDSTLTPDEVSYLTLHIARLEESSA from the coding sequence GTGCAACTGTTGCGCGTGTTCAATAACAACGTCGTGCTCGCGCGGCGCGGTGCGGAAGACGTCATTGTCACCGGCCGCGGCATCGGCTTCCAAGCCAAACCTGGTGCTGAGATTGACCCGGCCAAGGTGGTGAAGGTCTTCGTCCCTGATTCCGGCCGCGATCCGGACCACCTGGCCGCCATGATTGCCGGTATTCCCGGCGAATACGTCCAGCTAGTCATCGACGCCATGCACTCCGTCGACATGTCGGAGACACTGCGTAGCAAGCTCACACTGGTCGTGGCAATTGCGGATCACATCCACGGCGCAGTCAGCCGCGGCAACACCGTGTCCTATCCACTGGAAGCGGAGGTCCGCCACCTCTACGCCGACGATTTTTCCCTCGCGCAACAGCTACTCGCCGCCATCAACAGCGGCCTGCACAAACCTCTGGCTCCTGATGAGGCCGTGGCCATCACCCTCCACCTGGTCAACGCCGGGTTCGCGGTGGGGGATCTCTCCGGCACCTACCGCATGACGGGCCTCATCCAACAGATTCTGGCCGTTATCGGATCTCACAACGATACGGAGCTCAACAGCGAAGATATCTCCGTCGCCCGCTTCATTACCCACCTGCGCTATCTCTTCGTGCGCATGGCGGAGCACCAGCAGCTCGACTCCGACGACCGCCAGGTGGCCACCGCCATCTCCGCGCGCTACCCCGATGCCGTCGAGACCGCCCAGATGGTAGCCAACCTGATTGAGCTGCGCCTCGACAGCACTTTAACCCCCGATGAAGTCTCCTACCTGACGCTGCATATCGCGCGGCTAGAGGAGTCCTCCGCTTAA
- the gltS gene encoding sodium/glutamate symporter: MAIEFTMIQSIGIAVVLLLLGIWLKQRIYFFERFAIPAPVIGGFLFALINLVLHQTGIAEITFDTTLQSFFMVIFFTTVGYGASLKVLRAAGPKVMVFLVVAIVLTILQNVVAVGLAPIVGVDAKLALMTGSVSMTGGHGVSGGIAPLVEQSGVSGAETVAYTAATFGLIMGSLMGGPLANRLITKGNLMDQKAAKVDIDESLIAHVARKLRGDAMLHAFVMILVSMLIGSFVTDAMNHFVGMLTDKAAFPLYFGSMIVAIILRFINDSREQKEYKELVPTQEVEILGVIGLNFFLAMALMNIKLWELAELAVPMLILLVGQTALMWLFANFVTFRVMGRDYDAAVLTAGHCGFGMGATPNGMANMDSVVTKFKESKLAFFILPIIGGMFIDFANIVNILVFLNIA, from the coding sequence TTGGCAATTGAATTCACCATGATCCAGTCCATCGGCATCGCTGTCGTGTTGCTCTTGCTGGGTATTTGGCTCAAGCAGCGGATCTACTTCTTTGAGCGTTTTGCTATTCCGGCCCCGGTTATCGGTGGCTTCCTCTTTGCTTTGATCAACCTGGTGCTGCACCAGACTGGTATCGCTGAGATTACGTTCGATACCACGCTGCAGAGCTTCTTCATGGTTATCTTCTTCACCACGGTGGGCTACGGCGCATCGTTGAAGGTGCTGCGCGCCGCCGGCCCGAAGGTAATGGTCTTCCTCGTTGTGGCGATTGTTCTGACCATTCTGCAGAACGTCGTTGCCGTGGGCCTGGCTCCAATCGTTGGTGTCGATGCCAAGTTGGCTTTGATGACGGGCTCCGTTTCCATGACCGGTGGTCATGGTGTTTCGGGCGGTATCGCGCCTCTCGTCGAGCAGTCTGGTGTTAGCGGTGCAGAAACCGTGGCTTACACCGCAGCTACCTTCGGCCTCATCATGGGCTCGCTCATGGGCGGCCCGCTGGCTAACCGCCTGATTACCAAGGGCAACCTGATGGATCAGAAAGCAGCAAAGGTCGATATCGATGAGTCGCTGATTGCTCACGTCGCCCGCAAGCTGCGCGGCGACGCCATGCTGCACGCCTTCGTGATGATTCTAGTTTCCATGCTCATCGGTAGCTTCGTGACCGATGCGATGAACCACTTCGTGGGCATGCTCACCGATAAGGCAGCCTTCCCGCTTTACTTCGGCTCCATGATCGTGGCGATTATCCTGCGCTTCATCAATGACTCCCGTGAGCAGAAGGAATACAAGGAACTGGTCCCAACCCAAGAGGTTGAGATCCTCGGTGTTATTGGCTTGAACTTCTTCCTGGCGATGGCTCTTATGAACATCAAGCTCTGGGAGCTCGCTGAACTGGCTGTCCCGATGCTCATCCTGCTGGTGGGCCAGACGGCACTCATGTGGCTGTTTGCCAACTTTGTCACCTTCCGCGTCATGGGCCGCGACTACGACGCCGCGGTTCTTACCGCTGGCCACTGCGGCTTCGGTATGGGCGCTACCCCGAACGGCATGGCAAACATGGACTCCGTGGTCACCAAGTTCAAGGAATCCAAGCTGGCTTTCTTCATCCTGCCGATCATTGGTGGCATGTTCATCGACTTCGCGAACATCGTTAATATCTTGGTATTCCTGAACATCGCGTAA
- a CDS encoding glucose PTS transporter subunit IIA, which produces MSTQTRSTAEAILDGIGGAQNIASFTHCATRLRFQLNDASKADKEALDAIPKVLGAVPQGGSNYQVVIGGDVATVYDEINALPEMKGGGASDADIKAAARSKAKGKVPFMDEFFEYLSDSFRPILGVLLGASLIIAFASILDAFGIVDFRAEDKPASWFFVDAMWRSVFYFLPLMVAYNAGKKLRIDPWVPGAIMAALLTPEFLGLSENPAVQCVVNDTLGSEQCSIPIFGMTMQLPGYGGNVFVPLMMAFVAALVYRFFQKIIPSALHMVFVPFFTMLIVIPLTAFIIGPFGVWAGNGIGAGLSWMNDNVPFVFALAIPMIYPFLVPLGLHWPLNALMLVNIQTLGYDFIQGPMGAWNFACFGATAAVLALSIRDKDTVMRQTAGSALVAGLLGGVSEPSLYGIHLRYKRIYPRMLVGCFAGGLTVALLTLGSNGITTDAFVFTSVLTISVFSPMAKYAIAIAVAFVVAFLAVFITDYRSPEERAEAKAAREAAEKAELDNANTADNAALADAPATTAAGAGAGAATATATKEDAPAKAAEPAAGTTTDIASPSTGKVVPMAEIDDPVFSAGTLGDGVGIVPESNEVYAPVSGTVMSAMKSGHAYGIKTEDGVEVLVHIGINTVKMKGEGFAPAVKKGDTVKQGELLATVDFAKVTEAGYDTTIVLAVTNTKALSAVTPAGLNHAAAGDTVITTTR; this is translated from the coding sequence ATGTCGACGCAAACGCGCTCTACAGCTGAGGCCATCCTGGATGGCATCGGCGGCGCGCAAAACATTGCCTCTTTCACGCACTGCGCCACCCGCCTGCGCTTCCAGCTTAACGACGCCTCGAAAGCCGACAAGGAAGCGCTCGACGCCATCCCCAAGGTGCTCGGCGCCGTGCCGCAAGGCGGCTCAAATTACCAGGTAGTTATCGGTGGCGACGTCGCTACCGTCTACGACGAGATCAACGCTTTGCCGGAGATGAAAGGCGGCGGCGCTTCGGATGCGGACATCAAAGCCGCGGCCCGCTCGAAGGCGAAGGGCAAGGTTCCTTTTATGGACGAGTTCTTCGAGTACTTGTCCGATTCTTTCCGGCCAATTCTGGGTGTGTTGCTTGGCGCCTCGCTGATTATCGCCTTCGCGTCGATCCTCGACGCATTCGGAATCGTCGACTTCCGCGCCGAGGACAAGCCCGCCTCGTGGTTCTTCGTCGACGCCATGTGGCGCTCCGTCTTCTACTTCCTGCCGCTGATGGTGGCCTACAACGCCGGCAAGAAGCTGCGCATCGACCCATGGGTCCCGGGCGCCATCATGGCCGCCCTGCTGACTCCGGAGTTCTTGGGCCTTTCTGAGAACCCTGCCGTCCAGTGCGTGGTCAACGATACGTTGGGCAGCGAGCAGTGCTCCATTCCTATCTTCGGCATGACCATGCAGCTTCCGGGGTACGGCGGCAATGTCTTCGTGCCGTTGATGATGGCTTTTGTGGCAGCGCTGGTCTACCGCTTCTTCCAGAAGATCATTCCTTCGGCTCTGCACATGGTGTTCGTCCCGTTCTTCACTATGCTCATCGTCATCCCTCTCACGGCATTTATCATCGGCCCGTTCGGCGTATGGGCCGGTAACGGCATCGGCGCCGGCCTGTCCTGGATGAATGACAACGTTCCATTCGTCTTCGCCCTGGCTATCCCGATGATCTACCCGTTCCTGGTTCCGCTGGGTCTGCACTGGCCACTGAACGCCTTGATGCTGGTAAACATCCAGACCTTGGGCTATGACTTCATCCAGGGCCCAATGGGTGCTTGGAACTTCGCCTGCTTCGGCGCCACCGCCGCCGTGCTGGCACTGTCCATCCGCGACAAAGACACCGTGATGCGTCAGACCGCCGGCTCCGCATTGGTTGCGGGCCTGCTGGGCGGCGTCTCCGAGCCTTCTCTCTACGGCATTCACCTGCGTTACAAGCGCATCTACCCGCGCATGCTGGTGGGCTGCTTTGCCGGTGGCCTGACCGTGGCACTTTTGACCCTGGGCTCCAACGGCATCACCACGGATGCCTTCGTCTTCACCTCCGTGCTCACCATCTCTGTGTTTAGCCCGATGGCCAAGTACGCCATCGCCATTGCTGTGGCATTCGTCGTGGCCTTCCTGGCGGTCTTCATCACTGACTACCGCTCCCCGGAGGAGCGCGCTGAGGCTAAGGCCGCCCGCGAGGCAGCCGAAAAGGCCGAGCTCGACAACGCCAACACCGCCGACAACGCCGCGCTTGCCGACGCCCCCGCAACCACCGCTGCCGGCGCTGGCGCCGGTGCTGCCACCGCAACGGCCACCAAGGAAGACGCCCCCGCCAAGGCGGCTGAGCCTGCCGCTGGTACCACCACCGACATCGCTTCGCCGTCGACCGGCAAGGTTGTCCCCATGGCTGAGATCGATGACCCGGTCTTCTCCGCCGGCACACTGGGTGATGGCGTGGGCATCGTCCCCGAGAGCAACGAGGTCTACGCCCCCGTCAGCGGCACCGTCATGAGTGCCATGAAGTCCGGCCACGCCTACGGCATCAAGACCGAGGACGGCGTGGAGGTCCTCGTCCACATCGGCATCAACACCGTGAAGATGAAGGGCGAAGGTTTCGCCCCAGCCGTCAAGAAGGGCGACACGGTCAAGCAGGGCGAGCTGCTTGCCACCGTTGACTTTGCCAAGGTCACCGAAGCCGGCTACGACACCACCATCGTCTTGGCCGTCACCAACACCAAGGCGCTGTCCGCCGTCACCCCGGCTGGTCTGAACCACGCCGCCGCTGGCGATACGGTCATCACCACGACCCGCTAA
- the purT gene encoding formate-dependent phosphoribosylglycinamide formyltransferase, translating into MTTVGDIAGHIGTPLTGNATKVLLLGAGELGKQLVIAFQNLGLEVHAVDRYAGAPAQQLAHFSYIADIRDPHKVWELTERIKPDYVVPEVETVAVEALKRIEEFGTTVVPTARACELTQCRESVREVAESIGLPVTAYRFAESAEQLQEAVGELGLPCIVKPDITTSGKGHVLLKEEEDVEEAWAMVRHVSSDNKRVVVERFVDFDYEVTLLAVRSIDPATGKMATWFSEPIGHRHENGDLVESWQPMAMSKDALANARSVAARISNELGGRGVYGVELFVAGDEVYFSSVSPRPLDTAMLTGYTQRFSEFELHVRAILGFPIDVTMVSPGAAVILHADAELDDVSFTGLDTALSYEETDVRLFGKPWAYAGRRMGMVATTAEDVETARDRAALAAGKITVGPNTDKTVHGDSQPVEPTPNAVSDIEVIEVPEPVVDVDPKLTRSADD; encoded by the coding sequence ATGACTACCGTAGGCGACATCGCAGGCCACATCGGAACCCCTCTGACAGGAAACGCCACCAAGGTGCTTCTTTTGGGGGCGGGCGAGTTGGGCAAGCAGTTGGTAATTGCCTTTCAAAACTTAGGGCTGGAGGTCCACGCCGTGGACCGCTACGCAGGAGCGCCGGCGCAGCAGCTCGCGCACTTTAGCTACATCGCAGATATCAGGGACCCGCACAAGGTGTGGGAGCTTACAGAGCGAATCAAGCCGGACTACGTGGTCCCGGAGGTCGAGACCGTCGCGGTGGAGGCGCTGAAGCGTATCGAGGAATTCGGCACCACCGTCGTGCCGACGGCGCGGGCCTGTGAGCTCACACAGTGCCGTGAGAGCGTGCGTGAGGTGGCTGAGAGCATCGGCCTGCCGGTTACGGCCTATCGCTTTGCTGAGTCCGCTGAGCAGCTGCAGGAGGCGGTGGGGGAGCTGGGACTGCCGTGCATCGTGAAGCCGGATATTACGACCTCCGGCAAGGGGCACGTCCTTCTTAAGGAAGAAGAAGATGTGGAGGAGGCCTGGGCCATGGTGCGCCACGTGTCCTCCGATAATAAGCGCGTGGTGGTGGAGCGCTTCGTTGACTTTGATTATGAGGTCACGCTCCTTGCTGTACGCTCCATTGACCCGGCTACGGGCAAGATGGCCACGTGGTTCAGTGAGCCCATTGGCCACCGCCACGAGAACGGTGACTTGGTGGAGTCCTGGCAGCCCATGGCGATGAGTAAGGATGCGCTGGCGAATGCGCGCTCCGTCGCGGCGCGTATCTCCAACGAGTTGGGTGGGCGCGGCGTCTACGGCGTTGAGCTCTTCGTGGCGGGCGATGAGGTGTACTTCTCCTCCGTCTCACCGCGTCCTTTGGATACCGCCATGCTGACCGGCTACACGCAGCGCTTCTCTGAGTTTGAGCTTCATGTCCGCGCGATTTTGGGCTTCCCCATTGACGTGACGATGGTCAGCCCTGGTGCTGCGGTCATCCTGCACGCGGACGCTGAGCTTGACGACGTCTCCTTCACCGGCCTCGACACCGCCCTATCCTATGAAGAGACCGACGTGCGCCTGTTTGGCAAGCCCTGGGCCTACGCCGGACGCCGCATGGGCATGGTGGCTACGACCGCCGAGGACGTTGAGACCGCCCGCGACAGGGCAGCGCTCGCGGCCGGGAAGATTACTGTTGGGCCGAATACTGATAAAACCGTCCACGGTGACTCACAGCCGGTGGAACCGACGCCCAATGCAGTCTCCGATATTGAGGTCATTGAAGTCCCGGAACCGGTGGTCGATGTCGATCCGAAGCTGACCCGCTCCGCCGATGACTAG
- a CDS encoding adenylosuccinate synthase, protein MAAIVIVGAQWGDEGKGKATDILGGKVDYVVKPNGGNNAGHTVVVGGEKYELKLLPAGILSENATPVLGNGVVINLEALFDEIDGLEARGANASRLRISANAHLVAPYHQTLDRVQERFLGKRAIGTTGRGIGPAYSDKVARIGIRVQDIFDESILRQKVESALDIKNQMLVKMYNRKAIDPEQVVEYFLSYRDRLRPMVIEAELELNQALDAGKHVLMEGGQATMLDVDHGTYPFVTSSNPSAGGASVGSGIGPTRIKTSLGIIKAYTTRVGAGPFPTELFDKWGEYLQTTGGEIGVNTGRKRRCGWYDSVIARYATRVNGFTDYFLTKLDVLTGIGEIPICVAYDVDGKRYDEMPLTQSEFHHATPIFETMPAWDEDITGCKTFEELPQKAQDYVLRLEELSGCRISYIGVGPGRDQTIVRHDVMQDQ, encoded by the coding sequence ATGGCAGCAATCGTCATCGTTGGCGCTCAATGGGGCGACGAAGGTAAAGGTAAGGCCACCGATATCCTCGGTGGCAAGGTTGACTACGTAGTCAAGCCGAATGGCGGCAATAACGCTGGCCATACTGTTGTAGTTGGCGGCGAGAAGTATGAGCTCAAGCTCCTTCCCGCCGGCATTCTCTCTGAGAATGCAACTCCGGTATTGGGCAACGGCGTTGTTATTAATCTTGAAGCTCTCTTTGATGAGATCGACGGCCTTGAGGCACGCGGCGCGAATGCCTCGCGCCTGCGAATCTCCGCGAACGCTCACCTGGTAGCGCCGTACCACCAGACCCTGGACCGCGTGCAGGAGCGTTTCTTGGGCAAGCGCGCCATTGGCACCACGGGCCGCGGTATTGGCCCGGCTTACTCCGATAAGGTCGCTCGCATCGGTATCCGCGTGCAGGATATCTTCGATGAGTCCATCCTGCGGCAAAAGGTTGAGTCTGCGCTGGACATCAAGAACCAGATGCTGGTGAAGATGTACAACCGCAAGGCCATCGATCCGGAGCAGGTTGTGGAGTACTTCCTGAGCTACCGCGATCGCCTGCGCCCGATGGTTATTGAGGCCGAACTGGAGCTGAACCAAGCCCTGGATGCCGGCAAGCACGTCCTCATGGAGGGCGGCCAGGCCACCATGCTGGATGTGGATCACGGCACCTACCCGTTCGTTACGTCCTCGAACCCTTCTGCCGGCGGTGCTTCAGTTGGCTCCGGTATTGGCCCGACCCGCATTAAGACCTCGCTGGGCATCATCAAGGCCTACACCACTCGCGTGGGCGCCGGCCCGTTCCCCACCGAGCTCTTTGACAAGTGGGGCGAGTACCTACAGACCACCGGTGGTGAGATCGGTGTTAACACCGGCCGTAAGCGCCGCTGTGGCTGGTACGACTCCGTCATTGCGCGCTATGCCACGCGCGTTAATGGCTTCACCGATTACTTCCTGACCAAGCTAGATGTATTGACAGGAATTGGTGAGATTCCGATCTGCGTGGCTTACGACGTTGATGGCAAGCGCTACGATGAGATGCCGCTGACCCAGTCTGAGTTCCATCACGCCACGCCAATCTTTGAGACCATGCCGGCATGGGATGAGGACATCACGGGCTGCAAGACCTTTGAGGAGCTTCCGCAGAAGGCTCAGGACTACGTCCTGCGTCTGGAGGAACTCTCTGGCTGCCGCATCTCCTACATTGGTGTCGGCCCCGGCCGCGACCAGACCATCGTGCGCCACGACGTCATGCAAGACCAGTAA